A segment of the Streptomyces sp. NBC_00376 genome:
CCGCCCTGCGGATCGTGCCGCTCGCCGACGACGGTGAACTCCTCGCCGCCACCCGCGCAATCGTCGACGCCGCCCCCGACGTGGTCGTCGTCACCACCGCGGTCGGCTTCCGCGGCTGGATCGAGGCCGCCGGGGGCTGGGGCCTGGGCGAACGGCTGTCGGCGGCCCTGGGCGGCGCCGAACTGCTGGCCCGGGGCCCCAAGGTCAAGGGCGCCGTCCGGGCCGCCGGGCTGACCGAGACGTGGTCACCCGCCTCCGAGTCCATGGCCGAGGTACTGGAGCGGCTCCTCGCCGAGGGCGTGGCGGGCCGCCGCATCGCCCTCCAGCTGCACGGCGAACCCCTTCCCGGCTTCATCGAGTCGCTGCGCACCGCGGGCGCCGAGGTCCTCGCCGTACCCGTCTACCGCTGGACGGACCCCGAGGACATCGCCCCGCTCGACCGGCTGCTCGACACCACTCTCGCCCGCGGCCTGGACGCCCTCACCTTCACCAGCGCCCCGGCCGCCGCCTCCCTGCTCGGCCGGGCCGAGAAGCGCGGGCTGCTCCCGGAGCTCCTGAGCGCACTGCGCGAAGACGTCCTCGTGGCCTGCGTCGGACCGGTCACCGCCCAGCCCCTGCAGGCCCGGGGCATCGGCACCGTCCAGCCGGATCGCTTCCGGATCGCCCCGCTCGTCCAGCTGCTCTGCCAGGAACTCCCCGCCAGGGCCCCGGCGTTGCCGGTCGCCGGGCACCGGGTCGAGATCCGGGGCCATGCCGTGACCGTCGACGGGGAGCCGCGCCCGGTGCAGCCCGCCGGGATGGCCCTGCTGCACGCCCTGGCCCGCCGGCCGGGCTGGGTGGTGTCCCGCGCCGATCTGCTGCGCGCGCTGCCCGGCGGCGGCACCGACGAGCACGCGGTGGAGACGGCCATGGCACGGCTGCGCACGGCACTGGGTGCGCCCCGGATCGTCCAGACGGTCGTCAAACGCGGCTACCGGCTGGCACTGGACCCGGCGGAGGGCGGCGAGGACCACCGCTGAGGCTGCCCCCGAGGCCGCTGCCGCCAGTGCTCCGTTGTCAGTGCCGCTTGGTAGAACGGGGGCAGGCAGGAAAGACCGGCGGAAGGGGGCCCCGTGGGTACCTGGGGCAGCGGGAATTTCGACAGTGACGCGGCGGCAGACCATCTGTCGGGCATCACCGGTCGGCTCGTCTCGGAGATCGAGGAGGCGATGGCCGGTGACCCGGTCGGCCTGGAGCCCGACGAGTACGACGGCGTCGCCGTGCCGTGCAACGTCGAGCTGCTGTGCCTGATGGCGGAGCAGAACCACGTCGGCGCGAGCGTGCCGGAGCCGGCGGTGGCCGAGGGCTGGAAGAAGACGTTCATGGACGTGTGGGAGCGGACCATCGACGGCCTGGAGCCCGAGCCGGAGTACAAGCAGGACAGACGCGCGGAGCTGATCCGCACCTTCGACCGGCTGATAGCCCTGGCGGAGCAGGCGCACACGGCGCGGTGAGGGGGTGCGAGGCGGGATCGCACCCCGATAGCGTGCCGGGATGACTCAGGACATCCACCGGCTCGACGCGGAGGTGCGACTTCGCCCCGCCGCCCCGGCCGACGCCGCCTCCCTCGCCGTCTCGCTGACCCGCAGCCGTGCGTACATGGAGCGCTGGGAGCCCGTACGGCCCGACTTCTTCTACACCGAGCAGGGGCAGTCGGAGCGGCTGGCCGCGATGTTCGTGGACCGCGACGCGGGGCGGGTGATGCCCTGGGTGCTCGCCGACGAGGAGGACCGCGCGATCGGCGCGTTCAACCTGAACGGCATCGTGCTCGGGCCGCTGCGCAGCGGGACGCTCGGGTACTGGGTCGACGTCGAGTACGCGGGCCGCGGTCTCGCCACGGCCGCCGTGGAGCGGATCTGCGAGCTGGCCAGGGACGAGCTGCACCTGCACCGGGTGGAGGCGGGGACGGTGCTGGACAACTTCGCCTCGCAGCGGGTGCTCGCCAAGTGCGGCTTCGAGCAGTTCGGGATGGCCCCGCGCTACCTCCACATCAACGGCGAATGGCGCGACCACTGCCTGTTCCAGCGGATCCTGCACGACGGTCCGCCCACGGGCTGAGCGACGGGTCGGCCGACCGGGGACGGACGGCTACGGGCGGACTTCCCTGGTACGGCGCGCATCCCCGGCAGGCAGCTGCACATCCCCGGTAAGCGGCCGTGCATGCCCGGTAAGCGGCGTACGCAGCCGCGTGTGCCGGTGCCCGTCCACCGGCCAGGGCGGCTGCGCCGGAAGTACCTCCACGAAGCCGTACCCGCTCTTCTCCGCGACCCGGCAGGACGCCTCGTTGTCCAGGCGGTGCATCAGGTCCAGGCGTGTCAGTTCGTCCCCGGCGAACGCCTCGAACGCCCAGTCGCCGAGCGCCCCGAGCGCCAGTGGCGCGACCCCCCGGCCGCGCGCGGGCGCCGCCGTCCAGTAGCCGACCTCCGCGCTGCCGGTGCCCGGTGCGGGGTACTTGAGCGCCACATTGCCGACCAGTTCGCCCCCGCGATCCCGGTCCACCACCGCGAAGCTGAAGTAACTGCCGGACTCCCGGCCCTCCTGCCGCACCCGCAGCCACTGCTCCGCCTCCGCCTCGTTCGTGACCTGGGAACGCAGCATGGCGCGCATCGCGGGATCGCGGTACGCCTCGATCAGTGCCGGGAGGTCAGCGGCCAGCCAGGGCCTGAGCAGGAGCGGGCCGGCCGAGAGGGTGCCGGTGGTGGCGTGATCGTCGTTCATCCGGCAACCGTACGGCCCATGTCCCCGGACACCGCGCGGCAGCAGGGGTTCCGGGCTCGCCCCGCGAGGAGCACTCTGGGGGAGACCCCACCGGTGACCCCGAGGCGGTGACATGCGCATGGCGGCCAAGAGCTCGTGCGACTGGCGGTTCGACTCCGGTCGGCCCTGCCTCGACCTGGTGGCGACCGGGGTCGGAACCACCGGCGCATGCGAACTGCTCGACTGCGCCGAGCGGTTGGCCGACTGGCTGCTCGCCGCCGGACTCGTACCGGACGGCACGTGCCTCGAAGCCGTGGACGAGGGCTGGGTGGTGCGTTTCCGGCAGCTGCGGACCGGCGTCGAACGGCTGCTGACCGCCGAGTTGGGCGGCCGTGGCGCCGGGAGCGCCCTGGACCGGGTCAACGCGCTCGCCGCCGAGGCGCCACCGGGCCTGCGGGCCGTGCGCGGCAGGAGCGGCAAGCTGGTACGGACACTGAGCGCCGATCCCGAGTGCGGGGCGCTGCTGGCCGCCGTGGCCCGTGACGCCGTCGAACTCCTCACCGACCCCGTGGCCCGCGCCGGACTGCGCCGCTGCGAGGCGGACAACTGCCGCCGCCTCTACCTGGACACCTCGCGCGGCCGGCGGCGCCGCTGGTGCTCCGGCGAGGTCTGCGGGAACCGTGAGCGGGTGGCCCGGCACCGGCGTCGGGTGGCGGCCGTGGCGGTGCCGGACGCGGCGGTCCCGTAAGGAAACCCGAGCCAGGTTTGAACGGATCGCGGCCCGCCCCCGTATTCGATGACCTAGGAGCTCCACAGGGTCTCGACCGGGAGGTTCGGGTGCGCAAGGATGCGGCCGTGGCCGATGATCGTCCGCACAGGGCTCGGCACCGTGGCGGGCAGGCACAGCCGCCGCCACCCCAGCCTTTCGCGCCCGCGCCTTCGGCCTCGTCACCTTCCGCCGCCCCGGACGAGGAGCTGATGCGGGCGCTCTACCGGGAGCATGCCGGGCCCCTGTTCGCGTACGTGCTCCGGCTGGTCGCCGGTGACCGGCAGCGCGCCGAGGACGTGGTGCAGGAGACGCTCATCCGCGCCTGGAAGAACGCCGGGCGGCTGGGCAGCGCCACCGGATCGGTCCGGCCCTGGCTGGTGACGGTCGCCCGGCGCATCGTCATCGACGGCCACCGCAGCCGGCAGGCCCGGCCGCCCGAGGTCGATCCGTCGCCGCTGGAGGCCGTTCCGGCGGAGGACGAGATGGAGAAGGCGCTGTGGCTGATGACACTGTCCGAGGCGCTCGACGATCTGACCGCCGCGCACCGGGAAGCCCTGATCGAGACCTACTTCAAGGGCCGCACGGTCGGCGAGGCGGCCGAGGTGCTGGGCGTTCCGAGCGGGACGGTACGGTCGCGGGTCTTCTACGCGCTGCGCTCGATGAAGCTCGCGCTGGAGGAGAGGGGGATCACGGCATGAACGACGACCACGAGTGGGAGCCCTTCGGACTCGGTCCGGCAGGGCCCTGCGGCCACCCCGGCCACCCCGGCCGCGCTGGTCACGCGGCCGACGCCGCCGGGCACGACGCCGCCGGCGCGTACCTCCTCGGTGTTCTCGACGACGCCGAGGCGTCCGCCTTCGAGGCGCACCTCGCCGACTGCGACCTGTGCGCCGCCCGGCTCGACGAGCTCGCCGCCCTGGGGCCCGTGCTCGCGAGGGTCTCCGTCTCCCCGGGCGCCCCAGCCGCCCGCTACGTACCGGGGCAGCCCGGCCCCCACGTGCTGGAGCGGCTGCTCGACGAAGTGAGCGCCGGGCGGGCCCGGCGCAGGCGCCGCTCCATGTGGCTGGTGGCGGCGGCGGTGGCGCTGATCATCGGCGGCCCGGTGGCCGTGGTCCTGGCGAGCGGCGACGACGGCCCGACGACACGGGCGGCCGATCCGTATCCCACAGGCCCCACCAGCCCAACCACCCCCACCGGAGACTCCGTGGACTCCGGGGACGCCTCCGTCGACCGCATGCCGGAGAAGGTGCGGGCCACCGACCCCGTCACCCGGGTCGACGCCACGATCGGCATGGCGAGGAAACCCTGGGGCACCAGCACCGTGCTGGAGCTCGGGAACGTAAAGGGCCCGCAGAAATGCCGGCTGATCGCGGTGTCGAAGACCGGTGAGGAGGAGGTCGTCTCCTCCTGGTCCGTGCCGGAGTGGGGATACGGCATCGAGGACTCCTCGTACCCGGGAGCGCGATACCCGCTCCAGGTCTCCGGCGGCGCCGCCATGGGCCGGGGCGACATCGACCATTTCGAGGTGCGTACGTTCGACGGCAGGCGGCTGGTCGAGGTCGATGCCTGACCGAGATCCCGGGCAGACCATTTCGAGACGCGCGGCAGGTGCGCGGAGGGTCCCCCTTCGCATAAGGTTGACGGCTGCCCAATGCACGTCAGAAGGGGGCCTCGGTGGCCGCGCAGGATGCCGCTGTCGATTCGTTGCGGGACCGGGAAATCGGTGTCGAGCAGGAACATCTCGACCGTGTGTACCACCGCCTTGAGGAGAAGATCCACGAGGCGGAATTTCTCATGGACGACGCCGTCAAGCGCGGCCAGGTCGGTACGCCGGGGGCGCTCGCCGAGCGCGACGCCCAGGTGTTCCGGGCCGGAATCCACCTGAACCGGCTGAACAGCGAGTTCGAGGACTTCCTCTTCGGGAGGATCGACCTGCTGCTCGGCAAGGACGGCGTACGCGGTCCGGACGGCGCGTACACCTCCGTCGAACCGGCCGAGGACGCGGTACGCGACGACCTGTCGGCCGATATCGCGGAGACGCTGCACATCGGCCGGATCGGGGTCCTCGACTCCGACTACGCGCCGCTGGTCATCGACTGGCGCGCGCCGGCCGCCGCACCGTTCTACCGGTCGACGCCGAAGGAACCCGGCAGGGTCGTACGCCGCCGGGTCATCCGCTCCAAGGGGCGCAAGGTCCTCGGGGTCGAGGACGACCTGATGCGCCCCGAGCTGACGGCGTACCTGGACGGCGCCGAGCTGCCCGTCATCGGCGACGGCGCACTGATGGCGGCGCTCGGCCAGGCCCGCAGCCACACCATGCGCGACATCGTCTCCTCCATCCAGGCCGAACAGGACCTGGTCATCCGGGCCCCCGCCGCCTCGGTCACCGAGGTCTCCGGCGGCCCCGGCACCGGCAAGACGGCCGTCGCCCTGCACCGCGCCGCGTACCTCCTCTACCAGGACCGGCGGCGTTACGCGGGCGGCATCCTCGTCGTCTCGCCGACCCCGCTCCTGGTCGCGTACACCGAGGGAGTGCTGCCCTCGCTGGGCGAGGAGGGGCAGGTCGCGATCCGTGCCGTCGGCTCGCTCTCCGACGAGGCGGCCGGCGTCGAGGGCGCCACCACCTACGACGAACCCGCCGTCGCCCGGATCAAGGGCTCCTCCCGGATGCTCCAGGTGCTGCGCAGGGCGTCCCGGGGCGCGCTGGAACAGCCCGGCACCTCCCGCAAGGCGGCGGCGGACCGGGACGGCCAGCTGTCCTTCGGCGACGACGAGGCGGACGCGACCCCCGCCACCCCCACCCGGCTGCGGGTCGTCGCGTTCGGCGCCCGCGTCGAGCTGAACGCCGACGAGCTCCACCGCATCCGGCAGTCCGTCCTCGGCGGCACCGCACCGGTCAACCTGCTGCGCCCGCGCGCCCGCAGACTGCTGCTGGACGCCCTGTGGAACAAGTCCTCGGGCCGGGGCCGCTACACCGACCCCGAGCTCGCCGCCGAACTGCGCTCCTCCTTCGACGAGGACGTCTCCACCGAGACGGACTTCCTCGACTTCCTGAACGCCTGGTGGCCCGAACTCACCCCGCGCGGGGTGCTCGCGGCGATGGCCGACGAGAAGCGGCTCGGCCGCTGGGCCCGCCGGGTGCTCAACCAGGGCGAGGTGCGCCGTTTCGCGCGCTCCCTGAAGCGGCTCGACAGCGCGGGGAACGGGCCGCTGTCGGTGCACGACGTGGCCATCCTCGACGAGCTCCAGACGCTGCTGGGCACCCCGCACCGGCCGAAGAAGAAGCGCGAACTCGACCCGCTGGACCAGCTCTCCGGTCTGGAGGAGCTGATGCCGCAGCGCGAGGAGACGCAGCGCGAGCGCGCCGAGCGGCTGGCGGCGGAGCGTACCGAGTACGCGCACGTCATCGTCGACGAGGCGCAGGACCTGACGCCCATGCAGTGGCGGATGGTCGGCCGCCGGGGCAGGCACGCCACCTGGACGATCGTCGGGGACCCGGCGCAGTCCTCCTGGTCCGACCCGGACGAGGCCGCCCGCGCGCGCGACGAGGCGCTCGGCAACCGGCCGCGCCGCCGCTTCACCCTCACGGTCAACTACCGCAACCCGGCGGAGATCGCCGAGCTGGCCTCGAAGGTCCTGGCGCTCGCGATGCCCGGGATGGAGTCCCCGTCCGCGGTCCGCTCCACCGGAGTGAAGCCGCGCTTCGAGACGGTGCGCGACGGCGATCTGGCCGCCTCGGTGCGCGAGGAGGCGCGGCGGCTGCTCGGCGAGGTCGACGGCACGGTGGGTGTGGTCGTCGCGATGAACCGCCGGGCCCAGGCCCGCGCCTGGCTCGCCGAGCTCGGCGAGCGGGTGGTGGCGCTGGGCAGCCTGGAGGCGAAGGGCCTGGAGTACGACGCCACGGTGGTCGTCTCGCCCGCGGAGATCGCGGACGAGTCCCCGGCGGGCCTGCGGGTGCTGTACGTGGCGCTGACCCGTGCGACGCAGCAGCTCACGGTGGTCTCGGGGGAGCGGGACCTGCCCGACGAGAACGGCGTCCCGGACCTGCTGAGGGACTGATCGCCTGTTTTCCGGGTCAACCTGTGCCACGGGGAATCACTTCTTCGGGGTCTTTGTTAGCCTGGTGTCGGCACCGGCTCGATCCAAGCCCCCGGGCCCAACCTTCGTCGCTACGAGCGACCACTTGCCGCGAGGCGAGCATGGCGGGTCGGTGCCGCTTGACCCGTACGACAGACCCGCGTCACCTCTTGGTGGCGCGGGTCTGTTCTTGTTTCCGGGGCTTCCACCGGAGATTCGGGGCTTCCGTTGGAGCCCTCATATCTCGTATGGTGGAAAGTACTTTCCGAAGAGTGGCAGTCATTACCGGCTACCGGCTAGTAGGTGCGACGATCGGGAAGCGTGTCCGAGGCGAGCGCCCCGGCCGCGCGGCAAAGAAGCTAGGGAAAGCGAAGGACTCGGCCATGGCAACGGCGCCCAGCGTCTCGTACTCGATGACGGTCAGGCTGGAGGTGCCCGCGAGCGGCACAGCGGTCTCCCAGCTCACCACGGCCGTGGAGTCCTCCGGCGGTTCGGTCACCGGCCTCGACGTGACCGCTTCCGGTCACGAGAAGCTCCGGATCGACGTCACCATCGCGGCCACCTCCACCTCGCACGCCGACGAGATCGTCGAGGGCCTGCGTGGCATCGAGGGCGTCGTCCTCGGCAAGGTCTCCGACCGTACGTTCCTGATGCACCTCGGCGGCAAGATCGAGATGGCGTCCAAGCACCCCATCCGCAACCGTGACGACCTCTCGATGATCTACACCCCGGGCGTGGCCCGGGTCTGCATGGCGATCGCCGAGAACCCCGAGGACGCCCGCCGCCTCACCATCAAGCGCAACACCGTTGCGGTCGTGACGGACGGCTCCGCCGTGCTCGGCCTCGGCAACATCGGCCCGATGGCCGCCATGCCGGTCATGGAGGGCAAGGCGGCCCTCTTCAAGCGCTTCGCCGACATCGACGCCTGGCCGATCTGCCTGGACACCCAGGACACCGACGCCATCGTCGAGATCGTCAAGGCGATCGCCCCCGGCTTCGCGGGCATCAACCTGGAGGACATCTCCGCACCCCGCTGCTTCGAGATCGAGGCACGGCTGCGCGAGGCCCTGGACATCCCGGTCTTCCACGACGACCAGCACGGCACCGCGATCGTCGTGCTGGCCGCGCTGACCAACGCACTTCGCGTGGTGGGCAAGGGAATCGGGGACGTACGGGTCGTCATGTCCGGCGCCGGAGCGGCCGGTACGGCCATCCTGAAGCTCCTCATCGCCGCGGGCGTCAAGCACGCCGTCGTCGCCGACATCCACGGCGTGGTGCACGCCGGCCGCGAGGACCTCGTCTCCGCCGACGCCGACTCGCCGCTGCGCTGGATCGCCGACAACACCAACCCGGAGTCCGTCACCGGCACCCTCAAGCAGGCCGTCGTGGGCGCCGACGTCTTCATCGGCGTCTCCGCCCCGAACGTGCTGGACGGCGACGACGTCGCGGCCATGGCCGAGGGCGCGATCGTGTTCGCGCTCGCGAACCCGGACCCCGAGGTGGACCCCGCAATCGCTCGCCAGACGGCGGCAGTTGTCGCCACCGGCCGCTCCGACTTCCCGAACCAGATCAACAACGTGCTGGTCTTCCCGGGTGTCTTCCGCGGTCTGCTGGACGCCCAGTCCCGCACCGTCAACACGGAGATGATGCTCGCCGCGGCGGGTGCCCTCGCCGACGTGGTCGCCGAGGACGAGCTGAACGCGAACTACATCATCCCGTCGGTCTTCAACGACCGGGTCGCGGGTGCGGTCGCCGGTGCCGTCCGGGAGGCCGCGAAGGCCGCTGCCGGGGTGGCCCCGGGCAACCTCGGCTGACCCGGATCCGTCCGCACGCCCCGGCGCGACCCCTGCCGTCGCCGTGCGCGCCCGCGGCGCCCCACGCCGGTCCGGCCCACGTCGGCCCGGCCTACGGCGCGTCGCGGGTCGCGACGCCCCAAACGCCCCTTTAGGGTGGGCGGGCGGCGCGTCCCGCCCGTCAGGGATTACGGGGCAGCCCTGAGCCCCGCATCCACTGCGGAACGCTTTCGGGGAGTCGACGGAACGTCACCACGAGGAGGCGGTGGCGCTTTTCGTGTGACTCCGGAGGGTGCCGGATTGGCGTTACCGCCGCAGGTGGGGGCAGGATGCGTAATCGGGCGCGAGGGTCTGACGACAGACCCGGGTCCGGGGACTGTCCGAGGGCCCTGGCAGCATCGGCTTCGATCTCACGCCTCACAGGCAAGAAGAACACGGGAGTAACAACATGAACCGCAGTGAGCTGGTGGCCGCCCTGGCCGACCGCGCCGAGGTGACTCGCAAGGACGCCGACGCCGTGCTGGCCGCCCTCGCCGAGACCGTCGGTGAGATCGTCGCCAAGGGCGACGAGAAGGTCACCATCCCCGGCTTCCTGACCTTCGAGCGCACCCACCGTGCCGCTCGCACCGCTCGTAACCCGCAGACCGGCGACCCGATCAACATCCCGGCCGGCTACAGCGTGAAGGTCTCCGCGGGCTCCAAGCTCAAGGAAGCCGCCAAGGGCAAGTAAGCCCCACAGGCGCGACGAAGGGCGGTCACCCCACCAGGGTGACCGCCCTTCGGTGTACCGGCCCGAGAGGCCCCGTTCTGTGCCTCTGAGGCCCGGTATCGAGGCCCCGGGGGCCCGGCCGACGGGGAACAGGGGCCCGAAGACGGGGAACGGGGGCCCGGGGCAGTGCCCCGAACCCCCGTCAGCAGCCGTCCGGCGCCCGGTCTCAGACCAGCGCCCCGCCCGGCAGCTCGACCTTCGCGCCCAGCTTCTCCAGCTTGTCCATGAAGTTCTCGTAGCCGCGGTTGATCAGGTCGATGCCGTGCACCCGCGACGTGCCCTGCGCCGCCAGCGCGGCGATCAGATACGAGAAACCGCCGCGCAGGTCCGGGATGACCAGGTCCGCGCCCTGCAGCCGGGTCGGCCCGGACACGACCGCCGAGTGCAGGAAGTTGCGCTGGCCGAAGCGGCAGTCGGAGCCGCCCAGGCACTCGCGGTAGAGCTGGATGTGCGCGCCCATCTGGTTGAGCGCGGAGGTGAAGCCGAGCCGCGACTCGTACACCGTCTCGTGGACGATGGACAGGCCCGTGGCCTGCGTCAGGGCCACCACCAGCGGCTGCTGCCAGTCGGTCTGGAAACCGGGGTGCACGTCCGTCTCCAGGGCGATGGCGTTCAGCGCGCCGCCCGGGTGCCAGAAGCGGATGCCCTCGTCGTCGATCTCGAAGGCGCCGCCGACCCGGCGGAAGGTGTTGAGGAACGTCATCATCGAGCGCTGCTGTGCGCCCCGTACGTAGATGTTGCCCTCGGTGGCCAGCGCCGCGGACGCCCAGGAGGCCGCCTCCAGGCGGTCCGGGATGGCGCGGTGGGTATAACCGTCCAGCCGGTCGACACCGGTGATCCGGATCGTCCGGTCGGTGTCCATCGAGATGATCGCGCCCATCTTCTGCAGTACGCAGATGAGGTCCTCGATCTCCGGCTCCACGGCCGCGTTGGACAGTTCGGTGACGCCCTCGGCGAGCACCGCCGTCAGCAGCACCTGCTCGGTGGAGCCCACCGACGGGTACGGCAGCCGGATCTTCGTGCCGCGCAGCCGCTGCGGGGCCTCCAGGTACTGCCCGTCCGCCCGCTTCTCGATGGTCGCGCCGAACTGCCGCAGCACGTCGAAGTGGAAGTCGATCGGCCGGCCGCCGATGTCGCAGCCGCCGAGCCCCGGGATGAACGCGTGGCCGAGCCGGTGCAGCAGCGGGCCGCAGAACAGGATCGGGATGCGCGAGGAGCCCGCGTGGGCGTCGATGTCGGCGACGTTGGCGCTCTCCACATGGGTCGGGTCCAGGATCAGCTCACCCGGCTCGTCACCGGGCCGGACCGTCACCCCGTGCAGCTGGAGCAGCCCCCGGACCACCCGCACGTCGCGGATGTCGGGCACGTTGCGCAGCCGGCTGGGCCCGCTGCCGAGCAGCGCGGCGACCATCGCCTTCGGCACCAGGTTCTTGGCGCCTCTGACGCGGATCTCGCCCTCCAGCGGGGTTCCGCCGTGGACAAGCAGGACATCGTCTGTGCCGGTCATGAATCTCGCGTTCCGGAGTGGTCGGGCAGGGGGCCAAACGAAAGAGTAATGGCCGACTACCCCCATTCCGTAAGAGAACCGGGGGTGTACGAACGTCATGAATCCGCCACAACACGCTCTGCTCCCCGACTCTTGCGGAGGGTTACCGTCCGCAAGGCCCTCCGGATCGCGCGCTCCCCATGCATCCGTGCGCCCTGAGCTGCGCTCCGGCCCGGCCGGTGACCGGGCGGCCCGCTTGGTCCCCGCGGCGGGCGAAGATGCGGGATCATTTCTGCCATGACGGAGGTGTCCTCGCTCACAGGGCGACTGCTCGTGGCCACACCCGCGCTCGCGGACCCGAATTTCGACCGTGCGGTGGTGCTCCTCCTCGACCACGACGAGGAGGGCTCACTCGGCGTGGTCCTGAACCGCCCGACCCCGGTCGGCGTCGGTGACATCCTCACGCCCTGGGCCGGCCTGACCGGCGAGCCGGACGTCGTCTTCCAGGGTGGCCCGGTCTCGCTCGACTCGGCGCTCGGCGTGGCCGTGATCCCCGGCGACGAGGGCCCGCTCGGCTGGCGCCGGGTGTACGGGGCGATCGGGCTGGTGGACCTGGAGGCGCCGCCGGAGTTGCTGGCCGCGGCGCTCGGCTCGCTGCGGATCTTCGCCGGGTACGCGGGCTGGGGCCCCGGACAGCTGGAGACCGAACTGACCGAGGGCGCCTGGTACGTGGTCGAGTCCGAACCCGGGGACGTCTCCTTCCCGCGCCCGGAGCACCTCTGGCGCGCGGTCCTGCGCCGCCAGCGCAGCGAACTGGCGATGATCGCCACGTATCCGGACGACCCTTCGCTGAACTGAAGCTCCGGGCGGTCGGTACCCTTGGCGGTTATGAGCACTCTTGAGCCCGAGCGCGGGGCAGGTACCGGAACCCTCGTGGAACCGACGCCGCAGGTGTCGAACGGCGACGGCGACCACGAGCGCTACGCCCATTACGTCCAGAAGGACAAGATCATGGCGAGTGCCCTGGAGGGCACCCCCGTGGTCGCACTGTGCGGGAAGGTCTGGGTGCCGGGGCGCGACCCCAAGAAGTACCCGGTCTGTCCGATGTGCAAGGAGATCTACGAGTCCATGGGCGCCGGTGGCGACAAGGACAAGGGCAAGGGCGGCAAGGACAAGAAGTAGCGAGAAGCGGGCCGGAGCCGTCCGGCGACCTCCGCTTCGGGCCCCCGGGGCACGCGTACGACGCGTGCCCCGGGGGCCCTTTGCGTTGTACGGACGCGTGCCCCGAGAGGCCCTTCGCGTTGCACGGACTGCTTCGCCGGGTCACAGAGTGGTAGAGACCACTTGTCGGCGTCTGCGTGCGCACCTACTCTCCTGCCAGTTGTGCAGTACGAAACGCTCGTTGCGTATGCTGCAACGCCAACCGGTAGGGGTTCCCGGATGAAGCTGTCTGCCCGAATTGCCGCCCCGGCCGCAGCCCTTGTGCTGGCGGGTCTCACCGCCACCGCATGCGCGCCGCAGACCTCCGACACCGGAG
Coding sequences within it:
- a CDS encoding DUF3039 domain-containing protein; this encodes MSTLEPERGAGTGTLVEPTPQVSNGDGDHERYAHYVQKDKIMASALEGTPVVALCGKVWVPGRDPKKYPVCPMCKEIYESMGAGGDKDKGKGGKDKK
- a CDS encoding HU family DNA-binding protein, whose amino-acid sequence is MNRSELVAALADRAEVTRKDADAVLAALAETVGEIVAKGDEKVTIPGFLTFERTHRAARTARNPQTGDPINIPAGYSVKVSAGSKLKEAAKGK
- a CDS encoding NAD-dependent malic enzyme; this encodes MATAPSVSYSMTVRLEVPASGTAVSQLTTAVESSGGSVTGLDVTASGHEKLRIDVTIAATSTSHADEIVEGLRGIEGVVLGKVSDRTFLMHLGGKIEMASKHPIRNRDDLSMIYTPGVARVCMAIAENPEDARRLTIKRNTVAVVTDGSAVLGLGNIGPMAAMPVMEGKAALFKRFADIDAWPICLDTQDTDAIVEIVKAIAPGFAGINLEDISAPRCFEIEARLREALDIPVFHDDQHGTAIVVLAALTNALRVVGKGIGDVRVVMSGAGAAGTAILKLLIAAGVKHAVVADIHGVVHAGREDLVSADADSPLRWIADNTNPESVTGTLKQAVVGADVFIGVSAPNVLDGDDVAAMAEGAIVFALANPDPEVDPAIARQTAAVVATGRSDFPNQINNVLVFPGVFRGLLDAQSRTVNTEMMLAAAGALADVVAEDELNANYIIPSVFNDRVAGAVAGAVREAAKAAAGVAPGNLG
- the murA gene encoding UDP-N-acetylglucosamine 1-carboxyvinyltransferase; this encodes MTGTDDVLLVHGGTPLEGEIRVRGAKNLVPKAMVAALLGSGPSRLRNVPDIRDVRVVRGLLQLHGVTVRPGDEPGELILDPTHVESANVADIDAHAGSSRIPILFCGPLLHRLGHAFIPGLGGCDIGGRPIDFHFDVLRQFGATIEKRADGQYLEAPQRLRGTKIRLPYPSVGSTEQVLLTAVLAEGVTELSNAAVEPEIEDLICVLQKMGAIISMDTDRTIRITGVDRLDGYTHRAIPDRLEAASWASAALATEGNIYVRGAQQRSMMTFLNTFRRVGGAFEIDDEGIRFWHPGGALNAIALETDVHPGFQTDWQQPLVVALTQATGLSIVHETVYESRLGFTSALNQMGAHIQLYRECLGGSDCRFGQRNFLHSAVVSGPTRLQGADLVIPDLRGGFSYLIAALAAQGTSRVHGIDLINRGYENFMDKLEKLGAKVELPGGALV
- a CDS encoding YqgE/AlgH family protein codes for the protein MTEVSSLTGRLLVATPALADPNFDRAVVLLLDHDEEGSLGVVLNRPTPVGVGDILTPWAGLTGEPDVVFQGGPVSLDSALGVAVIPGDEGPLGWRRVYGAIGLVDLEAPPELLAAALGSLRIFAGYAGWGPGQLETELTEGAWYVVESEPGDVSFPRPEHLWRAVLRRQRSELAMIATYPDDPSLN